A portion of the Adhaeribacter radiodurans genome contains these proteins:
- a CDS encoding efflux RND transporter periplasmic adaptor subunit, with protein MDVLIKKKKWTTQRIVSLAMGALVVVLVGASYFSTSGKAKLNVDTNKITISSVTKGNFQEFIPLDGIVLPIKTIYLDATEGGTVQKILVEDGATLKQGTPIVQLSNTDLQLEMMNRETAVFDLINNMNTTRNLMQQNRITQLNQLADIDYNLRDAERLYVMNKKLYEEKVVPQQEFLQAKYKYDYQVRKRQLTLRTLRQDSLNMSQQLAQMKESVERMQNNLALMRKKMDDLMVKAPVDGQITSLNAEIGESKTRGQRLGQIDVLDGFKVRANIDEHYISRVFTGQKATFSFAGKDYDLNVKKVFTQVTNGQFQVDMEFMNEVPKGIRRGQSLQLRLALSDQTQAVLVPRGGFYQKTGGNWIFKIDENGNKAYRTEIRLGRQNPEYFEVVSGLNPGDKVVTSSYENYEDMGELVINEEKE; from the coding sequence ATGGATGTTTTAATTAAGAAAAAGAAGTGGACTACGCAACGGATTGTAAGCCTGGCAATGGGCGCATTGGTGGTAGTACTGGTAGGCGCTTCTTATTTTTCGACCAGCGGCAAGGCAAAATTAAATGTAGATACCAATAAAATTACTATAAGTAGTGTTACTAAAGGCAACTTTCAGGAGTTTATTCCTTTAGATGGTATTGTACTACCCATAAAAACTATTTACCTGGATGCTACCGAAGGTGGAACCGTGCAGAAGATTTTAGTAGAAGACGGCGCTACTTTAAAGCAAGGCACTCCTATTGTGCAACTATCGAACACCGACCTGCAATTGGAAATGATGAACCGCGAAACGGCCGTTTTTGACTTGATTAACAACATGAACACCACCCGCAACTTAATGCAGCAAAACCGCATTACGCAACTTAACCAACTCGCCGATATTGATTATAATTTACGGGATGCTGAACGTTTATACGTAATGAATAAAAAGCTCTACGAAGAAAAAGTAGTGCCTCAGCAAGAATTTCTGCAAGCTAAATACAAATACGATTACCAGGTACGCAAACGCCAGTTAACGCTCCGCACCTTACGTCAGGATTCGTTAAACATGAGCCAGCAATTAGCTCAGATGAAAGAATCGGTGGAACGGATGCAGAATAACCTGGCTTTAATGCGCAAGAAAATGGACGACCTCATGGTAAAAGCGCCGGTAGATGGTCAGATTACTTCGCTCAACGCCGAAATTGGAGAATCCAAAACCCGTGGTCAGCGCCTGGGCCAGATCGACGTACTGGATGGTTTTAAAGTACGCGCCAACATCGACGAACATTATATTTCGCGAGTGTTTACCGGCCAGAAAGCCACCTTTTCTTTTGCCGGCAAAGATTACGACTTAAACGTGAAAAAAGTATTTACCCAGGTAACCAATGGTCAGTTTCAGGTAGATATGGAATTTATGAACGAGGTACCCAAAGGTATCCGGCGCGGACAATCGTTGCAACTGCGCTTAGCCCTCTCCGATCAAACGCAGGCCGTTTTAGTACCTCGGGGTGGCTTTTACCAAAAAACCGGCGGCAACTGGATTTTTAAAATTGACGAAAACGGCAATAAAGCTTATCGTACCGAAATTCGCTTAGGTCGCCAAAATCCGGAATATTTCGAAGTAGTTTCTGGTCTGAATCCGGGCGATAAGGTAGTAACCTCGAGCTACGAAAATTACGAAGACATGGGCGAGTTGGTCATTAACGAAGAAAAAGAATAG
- a CDS encoding ABC transporter permease has protein sequence MINIASGLSIFISCLGLFGLATLAVARRTKEIGVRKVLGASVTSIVSLLSRDFLKLVLLANVIAWPFASWFMHQWLQDFAYRTPLSWGLFALAGLTAVLVALVAVSFQAIKAAVANPVKSLRSE, from the coding sequence ATGATTAACATTGCATCGGGCCTGTCTATCTTTATTTCTTGCCTGGGTTTATTTGGCTTGGCTACCTTGGCGGTGGCGCGGCGTACCAAAGAAATTGGCGTCCGCAAAGTGCTGGGAGCTTCGGTAACTTCTATTGTGTCATTGCTTTCCCGTGATTTTTTAAAATTGGTATTGCTGGCCAACGTAATTGCCTGGCCTTTTGCCAGTTGGTTTATGCACCAGTGGCTGCAGGATTTTGCTTACCGCACGCCGCTCTCGTGGGGGTTATTTGCCTTGGCTGGTCTGACGGCGGTTTTAGTAGCCTTGGTAGCAGTAAGTTTTCAGGCCATAAAAGCAGCCGTGGCTAACCCGGTAAAGAGTTTACGCAGCGAGTAG
- a CDS encoding ABC transporter ATP-binding protein, translating to MITVSNLEKVYRTEEVETKALNKVSFVINEGEFVAIMGPSGCGKSTLLNILGLLDQPDGGSFQFLGQEISNFNERQRAELRKRNIGFVFQSFNLIDELTVFENVELPLIYLGVGAAERKEKVEAVLEKMQIMHRRNHFPQQLSGGQQQRVAVARAVIQKPRLILADEPTGNLDSSNGNEVMELLTDLNENGTTVIMVTHSEHDARYSHRILRLLDGEVVLENIKEQFSGV from the coding sequence ATGATTACTGTCTCGAACCTCGAAAAAGTGTACCGCACCGAAGAAGTAGAAACCAAAGCCTTAAACAAAGTTTCGTTCGTAATCAACGAAGGGGAATTTGTCGCGATTATGGGGCCTTCGGGCTGCGGTAAATCGACCTTACTAAATATTCTGGGTCTATTAGACCAACCCGATGGGGGCAGCTTTCAGTTTCTGGGGCAGGAAATTTCTAACTTCAACGAACGCCAGCGGGCCGAACTGCGCAAGAGAAACATTGGTTTTGTGTTTCAGAGCTTTAACCTGATTGATGAACTAACCGTGTTCGAGAATGTGGAGTTGCCCCTGATTTACCTGGGCGTAGGTGCTGCCGAGCGCAAGGAGAAAGTAGAGGCTGTACTCGAGAAAATGCAGATTATGCACCGCCGCAACCACTTCCCGCAGCAGTTGTCGGGTGGTCAGCAGCAGCGGGTAGCCGTAGCGCGAGCCGTTATTCAGAAACCCCGCTTAATCCTGGCGGATGAGCCCACCGGTAACCTGGACTCCAGCAATGGTAACGAAGTAATGGAACTGCTCACTGATTTAAACGAGAATGGTACCACCGTAATAATGGTAACCCACTCCGAGCACGATGCCCGCTATTCTCATCGCATTTTGCGCCTGCTTGATGGCGAGGTAGTGCTCGAAAACATAAAAGAACAATTCTCCGGGGTATAA
- a CDS encoding sigma-54-dependent transcriptional regulator, whose product MNTKNARVLVVDDETDVLFAVKMLLKTEVKEVVTEKNPENLLSLLSKQAFDVIFLDMNYKSALNTGNEGFFWLNKILEKDKNATVVMITAYGDVELAVRALKEGATDFIVKPWRNEKLLEALEKACAGRTSGEHAGKNASRRVPSSEGFDMLGQSEAMQDVFYKIDKIAPTEANVLILGENGTGKELVARALHQKSFRAGKPFICADLAALSEGLFESELFGHKKGSFTDAKEDRTGRFEAANGGTLFLDEIGNISLPQQAKILTALQNRLVIPLGSNQQIPIDIRLVSATNVPIYELAAKNQFRKDLIYRINTVEITLPPLRERGEDVILLARHFAAHYAEKNHKPIPYMSDGALKKLKQHSWPGNIRELQHAVERAIILADGPELRPQDFAFSAMEHPVHAGTHPEMAEEGPLQLSEVERTTIMRVIERNKGNISKAAKELGITRTALYRRLEKHDI is encoded by the coding sequence ATGAATACCAAAAACGCCCGGGTTTTAGTGGTAGACGACGAGACCGACGTGCTGTTTGCCGTAAAAATGCTACTGAAAACCGAAGTAAAAGAAGTAGTAACGGAAAAAAATCCGGAGAACCTGCTTTCGCTGTTATCGAAGCAGGCCTTTGATGTTATTTTCCTGGACATGAATTATAAAAGCGCTCTGAATACGGGCAACGAGGGCTTTTTCTGGTTAAACAAAATCCTAGAAAAAGATAAAAACGCTACTGTAGTAATGATTACCGCCTACGGCGACGTGGAACTGGCCGTGCGCGCTTTAAAAGAAGGCGCTACCGATTTTATTGTAAAACCGTGGCGCAACGAAAAACTGCTCGAAGCTCTGGAAAAAGCTTGTGCCGGCCGTACCAGCGGCGAACACGCTGGTAAGAACGCCTCGAGGCGCGTGCCTTCCAGCGAAGGTTTTGACATGTTGGGCCAATCGGAAGCCATGCAGGATGTGTTTTACAAAATTGATAAAATTGCGCCTACCGAAGCTAACGTATTAATTCTAGGAGAAAATGGTACCGGTAAAGAACTGGTAGCGCGTGCCCTGCACCAAAAATCGTTTCGGGCGGGCAAGCCGTTTATTTGTGCCGATTTAGCGGCGCTAAGCGAAGGCTTATTCGAAAGTGAACTATTCGGACATAAAAAAGGCTCTTTTACCGATGCCAAAGAAGACCGCACCGGCCGGTTTGAAGCAGCTAACGGGGGTACACTGTTTTTAGATGAAATTGGTAATATTTCCTTACCGCAACAAGCCAAGATACTCACGGCTTTGCAAAACCGGTTAGTTATTCCGTTGGGTAGTAATCAGCAAATCCCGATTGATATTCGGCTGGTATCGGCTACCAACGTGCCTATTTACGAGTTGGCGGCTAAAAACCAGTTTCGGAAAGATTTAATTTACCGCATTAATACTGTAGAAATTACTTTGCCGCCACTCCGCGAACGCGGGGAGGATGTTATTTTATTGGCCCGCCATTTTGCCGCGCATTACGCCGAGAAGAATCATAAACCAATTCCGTATATGTCGGATGGGGCGCTCAAAAAATTAAAGCAGCACAGTTGGCCGGGCAATATCCGAGAGTTACAACACGCCGTAGAACGCGCCATAATTCTGGCCGATGGTCCGGAGTTGCGGCCGCAGGACTTTGCTTTTTCAGCAATGGAACACCCAGTTCATGCGGGCACTCACCCGGAAATGGCGGAAGAAGGACCGTTACAACTCAGCGAGGTAGAACGCACCACTATTATGCGCGTAATTGAACGCAACAAAGGTAATATTTCAAAAGCCGCCAAAGAATTAGGCATCACCCGCACGGCCTTGTACCGCCGCCTCGAGAAACATGACATTTAA